The following coding sequences lie in one Bicyclus anynana chromosome 21, ilBicAnyn1.1, whole genome shotgun sequence genomic window:
- the LOC112047981 gene encoding uncharacterized protein C14orf119 homolog isoform X1, protein MSFLFKSAVCLTMVAESNLHRNYQRSMSNPALTSEAQLRYMLQWFGEFSELQREDFLPILAAAHSGKPDQLAASLASMSCDDKPVSLFQCRIKLFNEWFPTWAEEDKERLVSAVSEIDSDFGTKLQDVISNGAVVNGDTEAHQDTEEVVHEGDEVVEVAVSQENISVEIAAAS, encoded by the exons GCAACTTACACAGAAACTACCAGCGCAGCATGTCCAACCCAGCGCTAACGTCGGAGGCACAGCTCCGGTACATGCTGCAATGGTTCGGAGAGTTCAGCGAGTTGCAGCGCGAGGACTTCCTGCCCATCCTGGCAGCAGCACACTCAGGGAAACCAGACCAGCTGGCTGCCAGCCTGGCCTCCATGTCGTGCGATGACAAGCCTGTGAGCCTGTTTCAGTGCAGG ATCAAACTATTCAACGAATGGTTCCCCACATGGGCAGAAGAAGACAAAGAAAGACTGGTATCTGCAGTGTCAGAGATAGACTCAGACTTCGGCACCAAACTGCAAGACGTCATCTCCAACGGTGCAGTTGTTAACGGAGACACAGAAGCACACCAAGACACAGAAGAAGTAGTGCACGAGGGAGATGAGGTGGTAGAAGTGGCAGTGTCTCAGGAGAACATTAGTGTAGAGATTGCTGCAGCTTCCTAA
- the LOC112047981 gene encoding uncharacterized protein C14orf119 homolog isoform X2, with the protein MSNPALTSEAQLRYMLQWFGEFSELQREDFLPILAAAHSGKPDQLAASLASMSCDDKPVSLFQCRIKLFNEWFPTWAEEDKERLVSAVSEIDSDFGTKLQDVISNGAVVNGDTEAHQDTEEVVHEGDEVVEVAVSQENISVEIAAAS; encoded by the exons ATGTCCAACCCAGCGCTAACGTCGGAGGCACAGCTCCGGTACATGCTGCAATGGTTCGGAGAGTTCAGCGAGTTGCAGCGCGAGGACTTCCTGCCCATCCTGGCAGCAGCACACTCAGGGAAACCAGACCAGCTGGCTGCCAGCCTGGCCTCCATGTCGTGCGATGACAAGCCTGTGAGCCTGTTTCAGTGCAGG ATCAAACTATTCAACGAATGGTTCCCCACATGGGCAGAAGAAGACAAAGAAAGACTGGTATCTGCAGTGTCAGAGATAGACTCAGACTTCGGCACCAAACTGCAAGACGTCATCTCCAACGGTGCAGTTGTTAACGGAGACACAGAAGCACACCAAGACACAGAAGAAGTAGTGCACGAGGGAGATGAGGTGGTAGAAGTGGCAGTGTCTCAGGAGAACATTAGTGTAGAGATTGCTGCAGCTTCCTAA